In one Bradyrhizobium cosmicum genomic region, the following are encoded:
- a CDS encoding BrnA antitoxin family protein, producing the protein MADQPPRRPRTLGDARTEAEAAFKKVTAKVVVAPPKQNVAPGVKEQVSLRIDQDVLEFFREGGPGWQDRINEALRKAAGK; encoded by the coding sequence ATGGCGGATCAACCCCCGAGGCGACCGCGCACGCTGGGCGATGCCAGGACCGAGGCCGAGGCGGCCTTCAAGAAGGTGACGGCCAAGGTGGTCGTCGCGCCGCCGAAGCAGAACGTGGCGCCGGGGGTCAAGGAGCAGGTCAGCCTGCGGATCGACCAGGACGTGCTGGAGTTCTTTAGGGAGGGCGGACCCGGCTGGCAGGACCGCATCAACGAGGCGCTGCGCAAGGCTGCGGGGAAGTAG
- a CDS encoding caspase family protein, producing the protein MRYLTLLASLMCMALSVSAAKADRRVAFVVGNGSYKNVAQLPNPPIDAKAMAATLRNVGFEVIEGSNLTRDQMTEKLLDFGRKAQGSDVAVFYYAGHGIAVSGSNYLLPVDADIKSEMDVKLGAAINIDLTLEQTMGDAKVKLVFLDACRDNPFAAKIKSNSATRSVNVQSGLAEMKSGEGTLIAFATGPGQTALDGQEGNNSPFTRALIDNITKPGVEIQQAMTSVRAQVNEETRKGQLPWGHTNLIGAVYLNPSQQTQVANAAPTASGVVPAAASSSDGVELEYWRSVKESNKPEELNAYLSAYPNGQFKALALARLAAIKSGPSTATRNLNSGIDPATFTDDSTQLTEDQIGLDKGQRRDVQRRLTGLGFDTKVTGVFSDDTRTVLKRWQAARGYPSTGYLNKLQHKALLSEIVAAPATASDDSPKPARRAAPAQAQSAPPAQHRNSGGGDAGAAFVGGVVGGMMGGMFRR; encoded by the coding sequence GCGCTATCTCACCCTCCTCGCTTCGCTGATGTGCATGGCGCTGTCGGTCAGCGCCGCGAAGGCCGACCGCCGCGTCGCTTTCGTCGTCGGCAACGGCTCCTACAAGAACGTCGCGCAATTGCCGAACCCACCGATCGACGCCAAGGCGATGGCGGCGACGCTGCGCAATGTCGGCTTCGAGGTGATCGAAGGCTCCAACCTCACCCGCGACCAGATGACCGAGAAGCTGCTGGATTTCGGCCGCAAGGCGCAGGGCTCCGACGTCGCCGTGTTCTATTACGCCGGCCACGGCATCGCCGTCAGCGGCAGCAACTATCTCCTGCCAGTCGATGCCGACATCAAGTCGGAGATGGACGTCAAGCTCGGCGCGGCGATCAACATCGACCTGACGCTCGAGCAGACCATGGGCGATGCCAAGGTCAAGCTCGTCTTCCTCGATGCCTGCCGCGACAATCCGTTCGCCGCCAAGATCAAGTCCAACTCCGCCACCCGCAGCGTCAATGTGCAGAGCGGCCTTGCCGAGATGAAGTCCGGCGAAGGCACGCTGATCGCGTTCGCCACCGGCCCGGGCCAGACCGCGCTCGACGGTCAGGAGGGCAACAACAGCCCCTTCACCCGCGCGCTGATCGACAACATCACCAAGCCCGGCGTCGAGATCCAGCAGGCGATGACGTCAGTGCGCGCCCAGGTCAACGAAGAGACCCGCAAGGGCCAGCTTCCCTGGGGCCACACCAACCTGATCGGCGCGGTCTATCTCAACCCTTCGCAGCAGACACAGGTGGCCAACGCGGCGCCGACCGCTTCCGGCGTCGTGCCGGCAGCGGCCAGCAGCTCTGACGGCGTCGAGCTCGAGTATTGGCGTTCGGTCAAGGAATCCAACAAGCCGGAAGAGCTCAACGCCTATCTCTCGGCCTATCCGAACGGCCAGTTCAAGGCGCTGGCCCTGGCGCGGCTTGCGGCGATCAAGAGCGGTCCGTCCACGGCCACCCGCAATCTCAACTCCGGTATCGATCCGGCGACCTTCACCGATGACTCGACCCAGCTCACCGAGGACCAGATCGGCCTCGACAAGGGCCAGCGCCGCGACGTGCAGCGCCGCCTGACCGGGCTCGGCTTCGATACCAAGGTGACCGGCGTGTTCAGCGACGACACCCGCACGGTTCTGAAGCGCTGGCAGGCCGCCCGCGGCTATCCCTCGACCGGCTACCTCAACAAGCTCCAGCACAAGGCCCTGCTCTCCGAGATCGTGGCGGCCCCGGCCACCGCGAGCGATGACAGCCCCAAGCCGGCCCGGCGTGCGGCCCCCGCCCAGGCCCAGAGCGCACCACCGGCCCAGCATCGCAACAGCGGTGGCGGCGATGCCGGCGCGGCCTTCGTCGGCGGCGTCGTCGGCGGCATGATGGGCGGCATGTTCCGTCGCTGA